The following nucleotide sequence is from Kiloniellales bacterium.
CCCACTCGGTCCAGCAGCCGGGCGGGCAGGGCACGGCGTCCGGCGGGCAGCGCGAGTTCGTGCCTGTCCTGGCCCGCGCCGCCGTCTCGGTCGGTGTCGCCGCGGTCTTCATGGAGACCCACCAGGACCCTGACAACGCGCCCTCCGACGGTCCCAACATGATCCACCTCAAGGACCTGCCCGCGCTGGTCGAGACCCTGATGGAGTTCGACCGCCTGGCCAAGGCCAAGCCGGTCGGGATCGCTTAGGGAAGCTCGAGGTAACGCGCCGGCACCTGGTCGGCCAGCCAGACGCCTTTCGCGCTGCGAAAGAAGATCCCGCCCTCCTGGTGCATGGCGCCCGACAGGACGCGAAGCACGACCGGCTTGCCGTGACAGCTGCCGACCTTGGCGTCGGTCGCCTGGTCCGTCTTCGAATCGGGATCGTCGACCCGGTAAACCAGATCCAGGTTTCCTTCCGACGCCAGGACGACCGGCAGCGGCGCCCCGACATCAGGCCGGGGCACGCCGGAAAGCTTCCGCACCCTGTCCTTATCATCGATCTGGTACATCGAGGCTTTCCGTGTTCGGGGAGACGCGCTTCCACGCTTGGATCCGGTGCCTGTTATTGATCAGCCAGTCATGCTGTTGCTGGGTCTCGGGCACGCGCGCGCCCCGCGCTTCGGAGATCATCCGGAAGGCGTCTTCCGGCTCCAGACCGGCGTGCAGAAGGACCCCGGCAGCGGTAAGGCCGGACCGGCCAATGCCGCCGCGGCAGTGCACGGCCGTATTGATCCCCTTTGCGATGTCGCAGCAGAGATCCGAGGTGAAGGCCGCGAAACCCTCGAGAGATCCGGGCAGGCCGAAGTCGGGAATTGGAAAGGCGGCGAAACGCATCTGGTGTGCCTGGCAAAGCGCAGCTTCCTGGCCGAGGCCGAGTCGTTGCGCTTCCGCTTCCTCGAGAAGCGACGCGACTTGCATGATCCCGGCCGCCGCGATTTCGGCGAAGGCCGCAGCCGCGTCATCGCCGGCCGTCGGCTTTGCCATGATGCCCAAAAATCCCTTCCCGATTTCCGCGACCCTGTAGATCCTGGGTCCCATACTTCAGCCCTATCGTGGGAGCGCCAATAGCAGGCAGGCTACAGCGGGCTTGCTTGCGAGACAAAAACCGAGCTATCGCGACACGCCGGAAACTGACGGTTCCTGACGCAGGCCAGTTAATTCACGCAGGGATCAAGATGCCGCCCGGGTCTTCTTCGCCGGGCGGCGGGCGGCGCCTTCGCCGGGCCAGTCCTCGCCGTCGCACAGCACCTCGATGGCCTCGCGAAGCTGTTCCGCCCGGGCCTTGAGGAAGGCCTGGTAGTCGACCCGTATCTTCTCCGCACGGTCGTCCGGGTCGCCGATCTTGGCATAGCTCTCTTGCGGCAGGTGGTCGATCGGAACGGCGTGGGTGCCGAGACGGTCCATGATGACTTCACGGCTGAGGTCGGCCGCTTTGTCGCGCTTCTTGAACAGGGATCGCGGTTTCTGGGCGGAGAGGAACCGTTGGAGGTCCCACGTCATCAGCACGCAGTTGAGTGCCTGAAAGCATTCTGAGTTCGGCATCTGCCCGTCGCCGGTGAGGAGCGCATAGGGATAGAGGTGCTGATAGTCCCTCAATCGTATGTGCCCCGCCGAGACCGGCTCGTTGTCGGCGACGTCGATGGCGCCCCCCTTGAGCGTGATGGCGAGAATGCCGCGGGCCAGCGTGTCCCGGCGCTTGGGCCAGCCGGCGAGCATAAGCTCCTCGACGGTCGGCAAGGGGAACTGGTTGTGATCGAAGATCGGCACCTCGGTCTCGTCGGCGTGGCCGGCGAGGACATAGCGCAGACCGTTGAGGTCCTGCAGCTGCCGGCCGGATACCGAGTTCTCGTAGCGCCGGGTCAGGAAGGCGCGCCAGAGGTACTTGCGGATCAGCGTCTTGGCGCCGGCCTTGCGCTCCAGGTTGAGCGCTTCGTCGGCGTGGAGCGCGGTCAGGACCGGCACGACGGCGACCGTGGGCAGGCGCGCCTCGTCGAACACGTTCTCCTGCTCGAGGCAGCCGACGGCCCAGCGCACGCCGGCGACCAGCTCCGGCCACTCGTCGTGGAGCCGCTTGAGGTCGAGGCGCTCGTAATTGGCCTGGGTCGGCGCGCGGCCCTCGCGCATGGCGGCGGCGCTCAGAATGAGGTCCTCTGGGGTCAGATATCGCTCGATCGCCGGGACCTGGTGGCACAGCTGGCTGGCCAGCTGGCGCAGCGACTGGCCGGTCTCGTCCTCGAAGCGGGCGACCATGATGTCGAAGGTCGAGAGCTTGACCGCCGTGGTGTTCAGCTTGATGAAGACGTCGAGGGCGACGTCGGGGGGCGTGGTCGCCGGCAGGGCCAGATAGGGCAGGTTGTAGCTCAACATCTGCTTTCGCATCGACAGGATGCGGTCTTCCAGCTCCCGGCTCTCGGCCAGATCGTTCGCGGTCGCCAGGTCGCACCACTTGCGGATCTCGCGGAAGATGTCGTCGTCGGTCCGCATCAGGCCGAGCGGCAGGTAGCCGCGGCCGTGGACCTCCCTCGGCACGTCGCACCACAGCGGATGGCGGATGCCGTTCTTCCACCAGCGCGCCTGTCCATAGATGCAGGGCATCTCGGCACCGTCGTGGTCGCTGTCCGCCCGGAAGTAGACGAAGTAGGTGCGGTCGTCGTAGAGGTCGTTGACGCAGCGCCACAAGGCGGTCAGACGCTGCTGGCCGTCGAGAAGATGCTCCTCGCACTTCTCGGTCGGGTCCGGCGCGCCGGAGATCGACCGGCTCGGGAACTGCTCCTCCTCGTCCACCTGCAGCAGCAGCGTGGCGCCGGACGGCAGCTCGCGGAACACCGTCTCCAAGAGACTGCTGACCTCGGCGTGGCCCCAAACCTCGTAACGCTGGAATCGGGGCAGGCGCACCTGTCCGGTGCGCACCCGGTTAAACCAGTCGCTCAGCGGACGGTTTTCCGCCTTCATCCACGCCTCCAGGAGTAAGCCCGGCAACTATGGGCGTGGCCACGTTACAAAGACGTAAAAAGGCTCCTGGAAAGCGCCGCGAAAAGGGGGAGCTAGCCCTCGGCGAGAAAGTCCCGGTAGGCGCCCGAAATCTCCTCGACCGCGGCCTCGTAGAGCAGGGCGCCGATTTCTGGTGTCGCGAGCTTCGGGTCCGAGCCGATCCTCCCGTCGGGAAAGCGGCGCCGGTAGTCGTCGGCGTCGTAAATCGGCCCGAGCGGTGCGATCGACGGCGTGGTTTCGGCCTTGCGCACACGCTCGCCGTGCTCCGGATAGCCGAAGTAGGTCAGCGAGACCTCCGAGGCGGTCGCGTGCTGACCCTCGGCCTCGGCGAAGCGCTCGGCCGAAATCCGCTTCACGCCTTCGCAATCCCACCAATTCTGGAGCTTACAGCGCAGGCTCGGCCGGTTGTGACCGGCGGTGCCCAGGCTCGCCTCGGCGTAGACTTCTGAGAAGGCCGCCGTCACCGTTGCGATGTTTCCGCCGTGGCCGTTGAGGAAGAAGAAACGGTCGAAGCCGTGGCGCGCTAGGGAGTTCACCGTATCCTGTACAACCGCCATCAGGGTCGAGGGACGAAGCGTGATGGAGCCGGCGAATCCCAGGTGA
It contains:
- a CDS encoding DUF262 domain-containing protein, whose amino-acid sequence is MKAENRPLSDWFNRVRTGQVRLPRFQRYEVWGHAEVSSLLETVFRELPSGATLLLQVDEEEQFPSRSISGAPDPTEKCEEHLLDGQQRLTALWRCVNDLYDDRTYFVYFRADSDHDGAEMPCIYGQARWWKNGIRHPLWCDVPREVHGRGYLPLGLMRTDDDIFREIRKWCDLATANDLAESRELEDRILSMRKQMLSYNLPYLALPATTPPDVALDVFIKLNTTAVKLSTFDIMVARFEDETGQSLRQLASQLCHQVPAIERYLTPEDLILSAAAMREGRAPTQANYERLDLKRLHDEWPELVAGVRWAVGCLEQENVFDEARLPTVAVVPVLTALHADEALNLERKAGAKTLIRKYLWRAFLTRRYENSVSGRQLQDLNGLRYVLAGHADETEVPIFDHNQFPLPTVEELMLAGWPKRRDTLARGILAITLKGGAIDVADNEPVSAGHIRLRDYQHLYPYALLTGDGQMPNSECFQALNCVLMTWDLQRFLSAQKPRSLFKKRDKAADLSREVIMDRLGTHAVPIDHLPQESYAKIGDPDDRAEKIRVDYQAFLKARAEQLREAIEVLCDGEDWPGEGAARRPAKKTRAAS
- a CDS encoding creatininase family protein; amino-acid sequence: MHLQLLTWQEVEAYLRTSTGIIVPIGSTEQHGPTGFIGTDALCPELVARGIGDKLEAMVAPTLSIGMAQHHLGFAGSITLRPSTLMAVVQDTVNSLARHGFDRFFFLNGHGGNIATVTAAFSEVYAEASLGTAGHNRPSLRCKLQNWWDCEGVKRISAERFAEAEGQHATASEVSLTYFGYPEHGERVRKAETTPSIAPLGPIYDADDYRRRFPDGRIGSDPKLATPEIGALLYEAAVEEISGAYRDFLAEG